The genomic interval CATTAATACTtagggttaaaaaaaacaaaaatcacacACGCACGCAACACGCACACTCGGTGGAGTTTGTGCCGTACAAAATGGCACTCCGGGTCCTGGTTTATATACAAGCGTTGTCAACTTAGCTGGCAACCCGCAGCCATTTTCTAACGCGCCTCTCGTTTTCCTTGTAAAGATGTAAAAGGCAGGCACAATTCATCCTGAATTTCCAAGGGAAAGGATCCCAGGTGCTTCCAAGAAGTGAACACCAGCCGCTACCTAGCATCTTTTTGAATCTTTAATCTCCAAATTTTGGGGGCTCCGGGATGGGACATGtgttaaaaagaaaagggggggggggagggattataTTCTAGACTGACCCTGCAGACAAATGGCCAGCTTGGCATGCTTCATGATCGGGTGCCTGAGTATCTCCACCAGTCAGACCAGGTCATAGCAGCCTTTGCCTCCGGAGAGAGGCCCGTAAAAGGAGCAGTCATAACTCTTGGGGTTCAAACGCGGATCAGTTAAAATTGCAACAAGTCAAATAACTGATACTTTTTCCTTCGCCCGGCAAGGGAGACTCCACATTGTTCAGCAGGGTGTTCTGCCTTGCTTCGCTGATCAGCcgacaagccaagtccaaaaagaGTTTTTCCACGTTATCGGATTCTTTTGCCGAGGTCTCCAGATAGTACATATCCTGGGCTCGGGAAAACTCTTCGGCTCTCTGTTGGGAGACTTCTCGCTTATCGGATAAATCAATCTTGTTTCCTAAAGAAAACAAGCAGGAGGGGGAAGAAATTAGGCGGGATTGAGAAAGTCTTGAAGCCAACAACTGAACAAAGGATCTGCAAAGAGTAAATTAAACCAAATTGGAAGGGGAAGAAATTAAGCGGGATTGAGAAAGTCATGAAGCCAACAAAGAGTAGAGATTCTTATTGAGCTGAAtatcaactaccgtatttttctgagtataagatgcacctttttccctcaagaaagaggctgaaaatctgggtgcgtcttatacactgaatacagcattttttgcctcccgtaaccctgccccttcaccaaaatggccgtgcagagcctgtaggagattttcagagacctcctggagactggagagggcagaagtgagtgaaaaacgggccgttttttgctcaatttccccccccccggcccccaggagcactctataagcctcctgaaggctatctatgcccttttttgacaaaaaacagacccgttttcacaaaaaatgcgCCGCTTTTactcatttttggccccccaccccccaggagcactctacaagcctcctaaaggctattcatgcccttattttgaaaaaaaactgggccagttttcatgaaaaatggggtattttggggagttttgcagagtgcaaaaaaaaaattttttttttaaattgccttttcaaaatcttggtgcgtctcatactccagtgcgtcttatactctgcaaAATACGGTATAcaagggggaggtggggggagctggggaaaaaaaagatttgggtttCCCAAGCATGGTCCAGAATCGCAGGAGGGAGGGACTTTCTCCCTGAGAGTAAAGAGGAAGCTTGGAATATTTGGTATGCAGGAAAAGGGTGAAGATGGACCCTCCCTAGCCCTTCACAGAGAACATCTAATGCTTATGCAGGTTGTtgctttaatctggcaagatgtaggagatgaccaggctgaaggAGGTGTCGAGGACACCATCAGTTTAGAGTCCCTTTGTGTTCaacaagagatctaaatccaaCCCACCTCAAATTCCATTCACTTTTATCTACCGCTAAttagctttgactgttagtagttcggATTCTTGTTGAGCGCGTTAGCAAGCAGTAAACCTGAAGTCATTTGAACCGCCTTGCTTCCTGATCGGTTGCACCTGACTGATCCCTGGTATTGGATCAACAGGCCAATGCCTCTTACCAACTAGGACGGTGATGACCTTATTGCTGGCATATTGCTCGATTTCCCGCAGCCACTCAGAGAGGCACCGGAAGGACTCTTCACAGGTGATGTCGTAGGTCAGGATTAACGCGTTGGCACTGCGATAATAGCTCTGCGTGATGGAACGAAATCTTTCTTGTCCCGCCGTGTCCCAAATCTGcagcttttgtttttccccacaacagggaaaagaagggaagggaaacgaAGGgttgggggaaaagaaaaaaaaatagaacgtGTTAGCACTGACCCCAATAAAACCTCACGTCTTCACGTATCCCACAGATCCTCCAGGTGTTCCCATCCATATCAAGTTCTATTTCTTTCGAaacttgttgtaatatagttccttgtgtaggtgtgtgtcaccCATTGTCCACttcatactagggcttgcagagtcacgctgaaccacacaggagaaaacaaactcctagaacgccataacatcctgatagtgcataacataacattctgagatgtgccctaccattgacgtccaggatttgaccatatatagactgagcagtagattagaaattgtacttttacaggctgtttttaaccacatgctattgctcctcctgcctttgtcctatctcaataaaaggggctctcagacccccaatctgggtcgctccatcccgagaaaggttgtcttctgtcttttctcaacattggcctcatggacgaaccacgggaacgttacaaaaactttttaaaattttgaaagtataaaatataaaaaagcaaagGAACGGGAAATGcattgataaaggagaatatttgtagttcatggTAGAAaggaggagtccttggtgctctctgagcttgatcgTGTGTTTTTGGGGGGgcggatgtttcattacccaactaggtaacatcatcagggctagaagggagtagagttagcactgatgacgttacccagtccggtaatgaaacgtctgccaaaaaaaaaaaagctcagagaTCACAAAGGACCTCACAGCGAATGTATATTCCCACCAAAACATCTAATGGCGTTTTCCAAAAGTTTTAGCTGGGTGAACTCAGCATCTTTTCATCtggcatctttcttttttttttaattgggcaCTAATGCTGATTTTGCCTGTTGTTTGTTTGACAGAATTTTAACAGCTTGATTTTCATTTCGTTGGAAAGAGAAAAGTTTAAGTATACAATGAATTCAGGAAATTCATGGCGCTGCACGAAGCCCCAAAATGCAAGGCGAAtgctcccctgcacatgcgtcctacccacatgtgtgtgtgtgtctcccgcTTGCGCCCCTCCCCCCGCATATGCAAGAATAGGatgaaagactaggggagacatgatagcaatgttctaatatctcaggggttgccacaaagaagagggagtcaaactattc from Thamnophis elegans isolate rThaEle1 chromosome 6, rThaEle1.pri, whole genome shotgun sequence carries:
- the LOC116510241 gene encoding ras-related protein Rab-30, coding for MSMEDYDFLFKIVLIGNAGVGKTCLVRRFTQGLFPPGQGATIGVDFMIKTVEINGEKVKLQIWDTAGQERFRSITQSYYRSANALILTYDITCEESFRCLSEWLREIEQYASNKVITVLVGNKIDLSDKREVSQQRAEEFSRAQDMYYLETSAKESDNVEKLFLDLACRLISEARQNTLLNNVESPLPGEGKSISYLTCCNFN